In Harpia harpyja isolate bHarHar1 chromosome 12, bHarHar1 primary haplotype, whole genome shotgun sequence, a single window of DNA contains:
- the SCHIP1 gene encoding schwannomin-interacting protein 1 isoform X4: MSQEGDGMGDVIRKAAVPAGEGSYKKAQKNERESIRQKLALGSFFDDGPGLYTSCSKSGKPSLSSRLQSGMNLQICFVNDSGSDKDSDADDSKTETSLDTPLSPMSKQSSSYSDRDTTEEESESLDDMDFLTRQKKLQAEAKMALAMAKPMAKMQVEVEKQNRKKSPVADLLPHMPHISECLMKRSLKPTDLRDMTIGQLQVIVNDLHSQIESLNEELVQLLLIRDELHTEQDAMLVDIEDLTRHAESQQKHMAEKMPAK; the protein is encoded by the exons ATGAGTCAGGAGGGTGATGGCATGGGTGACGTCATCAGGAAAGCAGCCGTGCCGGCCGGGGAGGGGAGTTATAAAAAG GCCCAGAAGAATGAGCGGGAGTCCATCAGGCAGAAGTTGGCTCTGGGCAGTTTCTTCGACGATGGCCCGGGACTTTACACCAGCTGCAGCAAGAGCGGCAAGCCGAGCCTCTCCTCCCG ATTACAGAGTGGGATGAACCTGCAGATTTGCTTCGTGAACGACAGCGGCAGCGACAAGGACAGCGATGCTGATGACAGCAAGACAGAAACCAGCCTGGACACGCCGTTGTCGCCCATG AGCAAGCAGAGCTCGTCCTACTCCGACAGAGACACGACGGAGGAAGAGTCAGAGTCCCTCGACGACATGGATTTCCTCACCAGGCAAAAGAAACTCCAAGCTGAAGCCAAAATGGCCTTGGCTATGGCGAAGCCCATGGCCAAAATGCAGGTTGAGGtggaaaagcagaacaggaaGAAATCGCCGGTAGCGGATCTT ctgcCACATATGCCTCATATAAGCGAATGCCTGATGAAGAGAAGTTTAAAACCCACTGATCTAAGAGACATGACTATCGGGCAGCTACAAGTGATAGTCAATGATCTCCACTCACAGATAGAAA GCTTGAACGAGGAGCTGGTGCAGCTGCTGCTCATTCGGGACGAGCTGCACACGGAGCAGGACGCCATGCTGGTGGACATCGAGGACCTGACCAG ACACGCCGAAAGTCAGCAGAAGCACATGGCAGAGAAGATGCCGGCAAAATGA
- the SCHIP1 gene encoding schwannomin-interacting protein 1 isoform X5, whose protein sequence is MVHQENCSYQAQKNERESIRQKLALGSFFDDGPGLYTSCSKSGKPSLSSRLQSGMNLQICFVNDSGSDKDSDADDSKTETSLDTPLSPMSKQSSSYSDRDTTEEESESLDDMDFLTRQKKLQAEAKMALAMAKPMAKMQVEVEKQNRKKSPVADLLPHMPHISECLMKRSLKPTDLRDMTIGQLQVIVNDLHSQIESLNEELVQLLLIRDELHTEQDAMLVDIEDLTRHAESQQKHMAEKMPAK, encoded by the exons ATGGTCCACCAGGAAAACTGCTCCTACCAG GCCCAGAAGAATGAGCGGGAGTCCATCAGGCAGAAGTTGGCTCTGGGCAGTTTCTTCGACGATGGCCCGGGACTTTACACCAGCTGCAGCAAGAGCGGCAAGCCGAGCCTCTCCTCCCG ATTACAGAGTGGGATGAACCTGCAGATTTGCTTCGTGAACGACAGCGGCAGCGACAAGGACAGCGATGCTGATGACAGCAAGACAGAAACCAGCCTGGACACGCCGTTGTCGCCCATG AGCAAGCAGAGCTCGTCCTACTCCGACAGAGACACGACGGAGGAAGAGTCAGAGTCCCTCGACGACATGGATTTCCTCACCAGGCAAAAGAAACTCCAAGCTGAAGCCAAAATGGCCTTGGCTATGGCGAAGCCCATGGCCAAAATGCAGGTTGAGGtggaaaagcagaacaggaaGAAATCGCCGGTAGCGGATCTT ctgcCACATATGCCTCATATAAGCGAATGCCTGATGAAGAGAAGTTTAAAACCCACTGATCTAAGAGACATGACTATCGGGCAGCTACAAGTGATAGTCAATGATCTCCACTCACAGATAGAAA GCTTGAACGAGGAGCTGGTGCAGCTGCTGCTCATTCGGGACGAGCTGCACACGGAGCAGGACGCCATGCTGGTGGACATCGAGGACCTGACCAG ACACGCCGAAAGTCAGCAGAAGCACATGGCAGAGAAGATGCCGGCAAAATGA